One region of Eupeodes corollae chromosome 1, idEupCoro1.1, whole genome shotgun sequence genomic DNA includes:
- the LOC129954159 gene encoding 26S proteasome non-ATPase regulatory subunit 4, with translation MVLESTMICFDNSDYQRNGDYFPTRLNVQKDGINLVCLTKVRSNPENNVGLMTYSNTVEVLATLTSDVGRIFSKMHLIQPKGEINLLTGIRIAHLVLKHRQGKNHKMRIVVFVGSPINNEEGELVKLAKRLKKEKVNVDIVSFGDHGDNNELLTTFVNALNGKDGTSSHLVSVPRGSVLSDALLSSPIIQGEDGLGGAGLGGAGFEFGVDPNEDPELALALRVSMEEQRQRQEDEQRRAIADSNVAGTNENEPAETTAIVAATETIEEPSNEEAMLQRALALCTEGPEDNMPDFANMTEEEQIAFAMQMSMQDADETVTQQAKRPKTDEAAPMEVDEDYSEVIGDPAFLQSVLENLPGVDPQSEAIRDAVGSLNKDKDKKSGGDSDKTKKK, from the exons atggttttGGAAAGTACAATGATCTg tTTTGATAACAGTGATTACCAAAGAAATGGTGATTACTTTCCAACGCGTCTCAATGTCCAAAAAGATGGaattaatttagtttgtttGACCAAAGTGCGTTCGAATCCAGAAAACAATGTCGGACTGATGACATACTCAAA CACCGTAGAAGTTCTAGCAACTCTAACAAGCGATGTGGGTCGTATATTCTCCAAAATGCATCTCATCCAACCCAAGGGGGAAATTAATCTCTTAACCGGAATTCGCATTGCTCAT TTGGTTCTCAAACATCGTCAAGGTAAAAACCATAAAATgcgaattgttgtttttgttggttccCCCATCAACAACGAGGAGGGAGAACTCGTGAAATTGGCCAAACGcttgaaaaaggaaaaagtcAATGTAGACATTGTTAGTTTCGGGGATCATGGTGATAACAACGAGCTCTTGACTACATTCGTTAATGCTCTAAATGGCAAAGATGGTACCTCATCTCACTTGGTCAGTGTACCCCGGGGATCTGTGCTCTCAGATGCCCTCCTTTCGTCGCCCATTATCCAAGGCGAAGACGGTTTGGGTGGAGCTGGATTGGGAGGCGCTGGCTTTGAGTTCGGTGTTGATCCCAATGAAGATCCAGAATTGGCTCTGGCCTTGCGTGTGTCCATGGAGGAACAACGTCAACGCCAGGAAGACGAACAACGACGTGCAATTGCTGATTCTAATGTGGCTGGAACTAACGAAAATGAACCCGCTGAAACTACTGCCATCGTTGCTGCTACTGAAACTATCGAAGAGCCAAGCAATGAAGAGGCAATGTTGCAGCGTGCTTTGGCTTTATGCACTGAAGGG ccTGAAGATAATATGCCAGACTTTGCAAACATGACCGAGGAAGAGCAAATCGCTTTTGCAATGCAAATGTCGATGCAAGATGCCG ATGAAACAGTTACACAACAAGCTAAACGTCCAAAAACTGACGAAGCAGCACCTATGGAAGTTGATGAAGATTATTCCGAAGTTATTGGAGATCCAGCATTTTTGCag AGCGTTTTAGAAAATCTGCCCGGAGTAGATCCTCAATCTGAAGCAATTCGTGATGCTGTCGGTTCTCTCAACAAGGACAAAGATAAGAAGAGCGGTGGTGATTCTGATAAAACAAAGAAGAAGTAA
- the LOC129954160 gene encoding protein PBDC1 → MDVLQRPADEFVNDGLVEEMWAMKAMEHAEVYFNLICNIDPRSVKLSPFDDIIYTTFRQDFPNLKIDKIQDDDLKTPDQKIKWRAFIEKFNKLEDFSYGTLLRSEADKEFSPENSLLVVRVQFLAIEIARNREGLNDVVREKFKPKVLPKPTTPLPPTAAEAAPLEEKAT, encoded by the exons ATG GATGTTCTACAGAGACCCGCCGACGAATTCGTCAACGATGGTCTTGTCGAAGAAATGTGGGCCATGAAAGCCATGGAACATGCTGAAGTGTATTTCAAT cttaTTTGCAACATCGATCCTAGAAGTGTTAAATTATCACCATTCGATGATATAATCTACACAACATTCAGACAggattttccaaatttaaaaattgacaaaattcaaGATGATGATTTGAAAACACCCgaccaaaaaatcaaatggagaGCTTTTATTGAGAAGTTCAATAAACTCGAAGACTTTTCCTATGGTACACTGCTGAGATCTGAGGCTGATAAAGAATTTTCACCCGAGAATTCGTTGCTTGTTGTGCGAGTACAATTTTTGGCAATTGAAATTGCTCGGAATCGCGAGGGATTGAATGATGTGGTGAGAGAAAAGTTTAAGCCTAAAGTCCTGCCCAAACCAACAACACCGCTACCaccaacagcagcagaagcagcaccTCTTGAAGAAAAAGCAACatag
- the LOC129954161 gene encoding 60S ribosomal protein L26 codes for MKCNKFVSSSRRKNRKRHFQAPSHIRRRLMSAPLSKELRQKYNVRSMPIRKDDEVQVVRGHYKGNQVGKVVQSYRKKFVVYIEKIQRENASGTNVYVGIHPSKCLIVKLKLDKDRKAILERRGKGRLAALGKDKGKYTEETAAQPMETA; via the coding sequence ATGAAGTGCAACAAATTTGTGAGTTCATCCCGCAGGAAGAATCGCAAGCGTCATTTCCAAGCCCCATCACACATCCGTCGGCGGTTAATGTCAGCACCCCTATCCAAGGAGTTGCGCCAAAAATACAATGTACGCTCTATGCCAATCCGCAAGGACGATGAAGTGCAAGTAGTACGTGGTCACTACAAGGGTAACCAAGTTGGAAAGGTTGTACAATCCTATCGTAAGAAGTTCGTTGTTTACATCGAGAAAATCCAACGTGAAAACGCCAGCGGTACCAATGTCTATGTTGGTATCCATCCTTCCAAATGTTTGattgttaaattgaaattggACAAGGACCGTAAGGCTATTCTTGAGAGGAGAGGCAAGGGACGTTTGGCTGCTCTCGGCAAGGACAAGGGCAAGTACACAGAAGAGACTGCTGCTCAACCTATGGAAACCGCATAG